In the genome of Sporocytophaga myxococcoides, the window AGCAGTTCTGCGATCTCTTCTACTTTTTTTCTGCTAAGGCAATAGACAATACCTGACTTCCCTTTATTGTCAAGGACGTATTTAATCAGCTGTTTTTTGGTATTGTGTTTTTTACGGACTTCATAGTAAAGATTCTTCCTGTTAAATGAAGACTTAAATAAAGCCGCTTCCTCCATATGGAGGTTCTTTTGAATATCTATTTGAACTTTAGGAGTTGCAGTAGCAGTAAGCGCTATGATAGGTAAGCCAGGACCAAGCTGGTCGATAATGTTTTTTATTTTCCTGTATTCTGGTCTGAAGTCATGCCCCCATTCAGAAATACAATGAGCTTCGTCAATTGCGACAAAAGAGATATTTCCCTTTTTAAGGAATTCAATATTTTCTTCTTTAGTCAGAGACTCCGGCGCTACATAAAGCAGTTTGATATCACCACTCAGTGTTTCTTTTTTTACTTTGTTAATCTCGACTTTTGTCAGTGTTGAATTTAAAAACTGTGCATTGACTCCCAGTGCATTTAACTGGTCAACCTGGTTTTTCATCAAAGCGATAAGAGGGGAGATAACTATGGCCGTACCTTTTGTCATGATTGCCGGCAACTGATAGCAAAGAGATTTTCCGGCCCCTGTAGGCATTATAACAAAAGTGTTTTTTCCGGCTAAAACATTGCTAATGATTTCCTCCTGATATCCTCTAAATTGATTGTAACCAAATACAGCCTTAAGCTGGCCGATTACCTCAACTTCATTTTCGACTAACATTTTCTCATCTAACATCATTAAATCTTAAAACCTTTATATATTTGTCAGGTAAACAATCGAATGATTCCTTACCTTGAAATTAGTAAAAAATATTAGAAATACAGCAATAAATGTTTTATTGAGTGAAGCAGATGCAATAAAAAAGCTGACAGACTTCATCAATGAAGATTTTGAGAAAACTGTAGAAGCGATCCTTAAGATCAAGGGTAGAGTTGTTGTAACAGGTATTGGGAAAAGTGCAATTATAGGAAGTAAAATTGTTGCCACGCTTAACTCTACAGGAACCCCTGCAGTGTTTATGCATGCAGCAGACGCCATCCATGGTGATCTTGGAATGATACAAAAGGATGACATTGTTATCTGCCTTTCCAAAAGCGGTAATACTCCAGAAATAAAAGTGCTCGTACCTCTGATTAAAAGAACTGGATGTCAAATGATTGCACTAGTAGGCAACACTGAGTCATTTCTTGCTAAAGAAGCTGATTTTATTTTGAATGCCACAGTAGAAAAAGAAGCCTGCCCAAACAATCTGGCTCCAACTACAAGTACAACAGCTACGCTGGCAATTGGAGACGCTTTGGCTGTCTGTTTATTGGAAATGAAAAACTTTTCCAGCAGCGATTTTGCATTATATCATCCGGGGGGATCGCTGGGAAAAAGATTATATTTAAGAGTGGGGGATATTTTTCCTCACAATAGCAGGCCAGTAATAAAAGAAAATGCTGGGATCAAAGAAGTGATTTTCGAAATTTCATCGAAAAGACTCGGAGCTACTGCCGTTGTCAATAAGAATGAAGAACTTATCGGTATAGTTACTGATGGAGATATACGAAGAATGCTTGATAAATTTGGGACAATAGAAGGTATCAGCGCAATTGATATCATGAGCCCGAATCCTAAAACCATAGAAAGCGAGGAATATGCCGTCAATGCTTTAAATATCATGCAGGAAAATAACATTACCCAATTGGTAGTTGTTAACGGGAGAAAAGTAGAGGGTTTTATACATCTCCATGATTTATTAAAAGAAGGGCTTGTCTAATCTTAATTAAGATCAATTTTTAAATTAAAAACATAATGAATAAAGACTATTATGTGGTGATTATGGCCGGTGGGATCGGAAGCAGATTTTGGCCTTTCAGCAGAGAAAAATTCCCAAAACAGTTTCACGATGTATTAGGTACCGGAAAAACTCTTTTGCAACAAACCGCTGAGAGGTATTTCAATATTCTTCCCAAAGAGAATATACTGGTTGTTACAAACAAAATATATGCTGACTTGGTGAAGCAACAACTGCCATTCATGAAAGATGAGCAGATACTGAGCGAGCCTATAGCCAGAAATACTGCACCTTGTGTCGCATATGCATGTTATAAGATAAAACAAAGCAATCCTAATGCAACAATGGTAGTTGCACCTTCAGACCATGTTATTCTTAAGGAAACTGAGTTTGAGTCTACCATAAAAATAGCAATGGATGCCGCTGCGAAAAGTGAAAAGCTTATTACTTTAGGCATTAAACCAAGCAGGCCTGATACGGGATATGGTTATATTCAATATATTGAAGAAAACCCGGACAGAATAAAAAAGGTAAAAACTTTTACTGAGAAACCCCAGCTTGAACTTGCTCAGAAATTCCTGGAAAGTGGTGACTTTGTATGGAACGCAGGAATTTTCATCTGGAATGTAAACGCTATCATAAAGAACTTCCAGAAACACTTGCCTGAAATGGCAGAAATCTTCGAAGAAGGCAGTGGTAAATATTGGTCAAAAGAAGAAGAAACCTTTATTAGTACAGCTTATTCTCAATGCAAGAATGTCTCTATTGACATTGGCATCATGGAGAAAGCAGAAGAAGTGTTTGTAATGCTTAGTGACTTTGGCTGGAGTGACCTTGGCACCTGGAAATCATTGTATGAGCTATCCAATAAAGATGAGAACAGTAATGTGATAGAAGGCAATACGATGCTTTATGATGTTAAAAACTGTATTGTTAAAGTACCAAAAGAAAAATTAGTAGTAGTAGAAGGCCTTGAAGACTTCATCATTGCAGAATTTAATGATGTTCTTATGATCTGCAAAAAAGATCATGAGCAAAGAGTTAAAGACTTTGTTTCAGACACCAAGAATAAGAAAGACGCAAGGTTTATTTAATATAAAAGCCCCGACTCTTCGGGGCTTTCTTTTTTTATAGTCTAGCCCCCTCTTTGACGAACTGCTTCATACAATATCATTCCAGCCGCAACTGATACGTTCAAAGACCCTATTTTTCCAGTCATTGGTATCCTTACAATTTCATCCGCCTTTTTAATGATCTCATCAGAAATACCATCTTCTTCCGACCCCACCACAATTGCAACCGGATCATTGTAAGCCGCCTGGGCTATTGTTTTCTGAGCCTTCTCCGTACATGCTATTACAGACAGCCCGCTTTCTTTAAGGTATTTTATGGTTTTAATAAGGCTTTCCTCTCTGCAGACTGGAATATGATTCAATGCTCCTGCAGAAGTTTTAACTGCATCACTGTTAATCTGAGCA includes:
- a CDS encoding KpsF/GutQ family sugar-phosphate isomerase; translation: MKLVKNIRNTAINVLLSEADAIKKLTDFINEDFEKTVEAILKIKGRVVVTGIGKSAIIGSKIVATLNSTGTPAVFMHAADAIHGDLGMIQKDDIVICLSKSGNTPEIKVLVPLIKRTGCQMIALVGNTESFLAKEADFILNATVEKEACPNNLAPTTSTTATLAIGDALAVCLLEMKNFSSSDFALYHPGGSLGKRLYLRVGDIFPHNSRPVIKENAGIKEVIFEISSKRLGATAVVNKNEELIGIVTDGDIRRMLDKFGTIEGISAIDIMSPNPKTIESEEYAVNALNIMQENNITQLVVVNGRKVEGFIHLHDLLKEGLV
- a CDS encoding mannose-1-phosphate guanylyltransferase → MNKDYYVVIMAGGIGSRFWPFSREKFPKQFHDVLGTGKTLLQQTAERYFNILPKENILVVTNKIYADLVKQQLPFMKDEQILSEPIARNTAPCVAYACYKIKQSNPNATMVVAPSDHVILKETEFESTIKIAMDAAAKSEKLITLGIKPSRPDTGYGYIQYIEENPDRIKKVKTFTEKPQLELAQKFLESGDFVWNAGIFIWNVNAIIKNFQKHLPEMAEIFEEGSGKYWSKEEETFISTAYSQCKNVSIDIGIMEKAEEVFVMLSDFGWSDLGTWKSLYELSNKDENSNVIEGNTMLYDVKNCIVKVPKEKLVVVEGLEDFIIAEFNDVLMICKKDHEQRVKDFVSDTKNKKDARFI